The following coding sequences lie in one Arachis hypogaea cultivar Tifrunner chromosome 4, arahy.Tifrunner.gnm2.J5K5, whole genome shotgun sequence genomic window:
- the LOC140184258 gene encoding uncharacterized protein, with protein MLCLLETHLSGPKANKIAKRFGFSDWFLEEGIGFSGVIWILWNSNFWNVKVLMSHRQYVHMKLRYGLESPWFFTVVYGSPQIGLRTSPWEGLKSIADNLTSEWCVGGDFNCVLSTTDTGGNSGLSRDHDRFVDCLLECGLQDLGFKGQPFTWQKGIIRRRLDRYVTNAAWSQHFSSAVVKHLPKLKSDYVPIFLELWVDSTAASSCHPFRFLASWLTHENFNSMLKTNWKDEISLDQNVTNFMEAARVDDTFQLQQLGMNHFLSLYADDQPYEKLVASGLFPTLTSEEVGRLDRMVPVEEVSAAIFSMGAWKAPRPDGLPPMFYQSNWSLVKTSVEDWVKKVFVDLAEIKKVNNTYISLILKREVPENFSHFRPIGLCNVSYKIVTKIISSRLKEVMSKLISPAQCSFVPGRQSADNILVA; from the exons ATGTTGTGTCTTTTGGAAACTCATCTATCGGGTCCAAAGGCGAATAAGATTGCAAAGAGATTTGGTTTCTCAGATTGGTTTCTTGAAGAAGGTATTGGTTTTTCAGGGGTCATCTGGATtttatggaattcaaatttttggaATGTTAAGGTCCTTATGTCTCATAGACAATATGTCCACATGAAACTTAGATATGGTTTGGAAAGTCCTTGGTTTTTTACGGTTGTTTATGGCTCTCCACAAATTGGGCTGAGAACTAGTCCATGGGAAGGTCTGAAAAGTATTGCTGATAATTTGACTAGTGAGTGGTGTGTAGGAGGAGACTTTAATTGTGTCTTATCTACTACCGATACAGGGGGTAACTCTGGTCTCTCTAGAGACCATGATCGTTTTGTGGATTGCCTGTTAGAGTGTGGGTTGCAGGACCTGGGCTTTAAAGGTCAGCCGTTTACCTGGCAAAAAGGAATTATTAGAAGACGGTTGGATAGATACGTAACTAATGCAGCTTGGTCCCAACACTTTAGTAGCGCCGTGGTAAAGCATCTTCCCAAACTCAAATCAGACTATGTCCCAATTTTTTTGGAGCTTTGGGTTGATAGTACTGCTGCATCCTCCTGTCATCCCTTTCGATTTTTGGCTTCATGGTTGACTCATGAGAACTTTAATTCTATGTTGAAGACAAACTGGAAGGATGAAATTTCTTTGGACCAAAATGTGACTAATTTTATGGAAGCCGCAAGG GTAGATGACACATTTCAGCTTCAGCAATTGGGCATGAACCACTTTCTTTCACTTTATGCTGATGATCAGCCATATGAGAAGTTAGTAGCTTCCGGTCTGTTCCCTACTTTGACGTCCGAAGAGGTTGGGCGCCTGGATCGTATGGTTCCAGTGGAAGAAGTCTCTGCGGCTATCTTTTCTATGGGAGCTTGGAAAGCCCCGAGACCAGACGGTCTTCCCCCTATGTTTTACCAGAGCAACTGGAGCCTTGTGAAGACCTCAGTTGAAGATTGGGTGAAAAAGGTGTTTGTGGATCTTGCAGAAATAAAGAAGGTTAATAATACCTATATTTCTCTGATTTTGAAAAGGGAGGTTCCTGAGAATTTTAGCCACTTTCGACCTATTGGATTGTGTAACGTCTCTTATAAGATAGTTACTAAAATTATATCCAGCAGGTTGAAAGAAGTCATGTCCAAACTCATAAGCCCTGCTCAGTGCAGTTTTGTCCCCGGGAGGCAAAGTGCTGATAATATTTTGGTGGCATAG